Proteins from one Triticum aestivum cultivar Chinese Spring chromosome 7A, IWGSC CS RefSeq v2.1, whole genome shotgun sequence genomic window:
- the LOC123148907 gene encoding uncharacterized protein, with amino-acid sequence MFDGLINSKFYNRCKHAFKCTRTRLVVIRRKKQAMIGFLKKDVADLLINGLDIHAFGRMDALIMEMNHASCYDMIEQCCDFLGKQLNSLQKQRDCPQESMEAVSTLIFATARFPDLPELCDLRHIFTERYGGSLEPFVSLEFIWKLESELFTNEEKFQVMESIAEESSVGFDMRALEIKLWAARESEDDLLEKDSMNKDEPAVPLPIKQKDDGRLNDNTGRKNYDKSHGKEQLEKSVSPLDLKREKAQKDDNTRRRHADKADGKEHLEKSVSPLQTEREEAQRRVQKLKKKDLRPSEKELMEAVELDINGLPKQGSGLVKFPETESNRIVPPIVKPKETKKELGVEKENNRGLGYHHRSPIPGRPDYTRRHANLGCKALGLQNQGPTSLSPTSGKTTNRPSPVSNPNGAKGRNCDEKEEGNSCLRGRPQHLEDLGHTVQNGQRAPHRVANVQPPYVKPKLGMQPVKDDPAKPIDSNCNMSERTDRLVDKDVLRPVSVRRRPAAPAFDEAPNGEKVTSQKGNSHRIQPSKHKGATDGYDRKGNGVGNGRNVERTPSGRPSHSGMRNGVLYDDDYDGSMQQPKAGEAEAIDFGNLLPRAANGHHRLNSRNTDVHGGDPDEEERMMDKLLMHYSKKGSGTDETKTTVETSRTANCHGRAVSLPHESVSPGEAAKVPARSTSMRSDCPGGVRVHPKMPDFEELAARVMALRNA; translated from the exons atgTTCGACGGCCTCATCAACTCCAAGTTCTACAACCGATG CAAGCACGCCTTCAAATGCACCCGGACGCGGCTGGTCGTCATACGGCGGAAGAAGCAGGCCATGATCGGGTTCCTCAAGAAGGACGTCGCCGACCTCCTCATCAACGGCCTCGACATCCATGCCTTCGGACGG ATGGATGCGCTGATAATGGAGATGAACCATGCTTCGTGCTACGACATGATTGAACAGTGCTGCGATTTCCTTGGAAAACAACTCAACAGCCTGCAGAAACAGAG GGATTGCCCCCAGGAATCCATGGAGGCCGTGTCAACTCTAATTTTTGCTACTGCtcggttcccagacttgcctgaaCTGTGCGACTTAAGGCATATATTCACAGAAAGATATGGCGGTTCCCTTGAGCCTTTTGTTAGCCTGGAG TTTATCTGGAAACTTGAGTCTGAATTGTTTACAAACGAGGAAAAGTTTCAAGTAATGGAAAGTATTGCTGAAGAATCCTCAGTTGGTTTTGACATGAGGGCATTGGAAATCAAGTTATGGGCTGCACGGGAGTCTGAGGAT GATCTTCTTGAAAAGGATTCAATGAACAAGGATGAACCGGCAGTGCCTTTGCCCATCAAGCAGAAGGATGATGGTCGGTTAAATGATAATACTGGAAGGAAGAATTATGATAAATCTCATGGTAAGGAACAATTGGAGAAATCAGTTTCTCCTTTGGACTTGAAAAGAGAGAAGGCTCAAAAAGATGATAATACCAGAAGGCGGCATGCTGACAAAGCTGACGGTAAGGAACATTTGGAGAAATCAGTATCTCCTCTGCAAACGGAAAGAGAGGAAGCTCAAAGGCGAGTTCAGAAACTGAAGAAAAAAGATCTCCGCCCTTCCGAGAAGGAGCTGATGGAAGCTGTGGAGCTAGATATCAATGGCCTACCGAAACAAGGTTCTGGTTTGGTGAAATTTCCTGAGACAGAAAGCAACAGAATAGTTCCACCAATTGTGAagccaaaagaaacaaagaaagaacTTGGTGTCGAAAAAGAGAATAACAGGGGGCTTGGCTATCACCACCGATCACCCATACCTGGCCGTCCTGATTATACCAGAAGACATGCAAACTTAGGGTGCAAAGCTCTTGGCCTGCAGAATCAAGGACCTACTTCACTGAGTCCTACAAGTGGTAAAACTACAAACAGGCCCTCTCCTGTTTCCAATCCGAATGGAGCGAAGGGAAGGAATTGTGATGAAAAAGAAGAGGGCAACAGTTGCTTGCGTGGCAGACCACAACACTTGGAAGATCTTGGACACACGGTGCAAAATGGACAGCGAGCGCCACACAGGGTGGCTAATGTGCAGCCTCCTTATGTCAAACCTAAACTTGGCATGCAGCCTGTGAAGGATGATCCTGCAAAACCAATTGACAGCAACTGCAATATGAGTGAAAGGACAGACCGCTTGGTTGACAAAGATGTGCTTCGGCCTGTTTCTGTTAGAAGGAGGCCAGCAGCACCTGCTTTTGATGAGGCACCTAACGGTGAAAAGGTCACAAGCCAAAAGGGCAACAGTCACAGGATACAACCAAGCAAACACAAGGGTGCTACCGATGGCTATGaccggaagggcaatggtgttggtAATGGCAGGAATGTTGAGAGAACTCCTAGTGGTCGACCAAGTCACTCAGGCATGAGAAACGGAGTTCTGTATGACGATGACTACGATGGATCCATGCAGCAGCCTAAAGCAGGTGAAGCTGAGGCTATTGACTTTGGTAATCTGTTGCCTCGGGCTGCAAACGGTCATCATCGACTCAATAGCAGGAACACTGATGTGCACGGTGGAGATCCTGATGAGGAAGAGAGGATGATGGACAAGCTTTTGATGCATTATAGCAAGAAAGGTTCAGGTACAGATGAAACCAAAACAACAGTAGAAACCAGCAGAACTGCTAACTGTCATGGAAGAGCAGTCTCGCTACCTCATGAATCCGTCAGCCCGGGTGAAGCTGCCAAGGTTCCTGCTCGGTCCACCTCAATGCGGTCAGACTGTCCTGGGGGTGTGCGCGTGCACCCAAAGATGCCGGACTTTGAGGAACTGGCTGCCCGGGTCATGGCCCTGAGGAATGCTTGA